The Skermanella pratensis genome has a window encoding:
- the fusA gene encoding elongation factor G, giving the protein MARRTPLKDMRNIGIIAHVDAGKTTTTERILYYTGRSYKIGEVHDGAATTDYMEQEQKRGITIQSAAVTVFWKDHQINVIDTPGHVDFTIEVNRSLRVLDGAVVVFDGVAGVEPQSETNWRLADNYNVPRMCYVNKMDRSGANFRRCVDMIINRLGARPMILSLPIGSEDNFRGLIDLVTMKALVWFSDEKDAQWEEWEITDDLAAKLKIEVKEDLDILRDIPKYRQELIDTALEQDDAAMEAYLDSGEDPSVDVLRKCIRKGTLGGGFTPVIAGSSFKNKGVPQMLDAVVWYLPSPMDVEAIKTVNEEGEVVGERICSDEEPFSALAFKVINNQFGALTFARVYSGVASKGMTLMNSTRGKRERIGRMVEVYAKDTNAIEECRAGDIIAFVSLAETETGDTLCDPASPVILERMKFPDPVISVSVEPKAKGDQEKLGSALGKMVRADPSLRLELDKETGQTILRGMGELHLEITIDRIRTEYGVDAVVGRPQVAYRETITSKIEHVYTHKKQTGGSGQFAEVKVIFEPKARGEGFEFVDAIVGGAVPREYIPAVGSGIEVQKEDGVLAGFPTVDFKATLVDGKYHDVDSSALAFEIAAKACFREAIRRANPVLLEPIMKVEVVTPENHLGDVIGDLNRRRGLILGQFERGMNLAVEAHVPLSEMFGFIGDLRSMTSGRATFTMEFSHYDPVPRNVADEVIASKAAA; this is encoded by the coding sequence ATGGCACGCAGAACGCCACTCAAGGACATGCGCAACATCGGCATCATCGCCCACGTCGATGCCGGCAAGACCACCACGACCGAGCGCATCCTTTATTACACGGGCCGCAGCTACAAGATCGGTGAGGTGCACGACGGTGCGGCCACCACCGACTATATGGAGCAGGAGCAGAAGCGCGGCATCACCATCCAGAGCGCGGCCGTGACCGTGTTCTGGAAGGATCACCAGATCAACGTGATCGACACCCCGGGCCACGTCGACTTCACGATCGAGGTGAATCGTTCGCTGCGCGTGCTCGACGGTGCCGTGGTGGTGTTCGACGGCGTCGCCGGCGTCGAGCCGCAGTCCGAGACCAACTGGCGCCTCGCGGACAACTACAACGTCCCGCGCATGTGCTATGTCAACAAGATGGACCGCTCCGGCGCCAACTTCCGCCGCTGCGTCGACATGATCATCAACCGTCTGGGCGCCCGCCCGATGATCCTGTCGCTGCCGATCGGATCGGAAGACAATTTCCGCGGCCTGATCGACCTCGTCACCATGAAGGCCCTCGTCTGGTTCTCGGACGAGAAGGACGCCCAGTGGGAAGAGTGGGAGATCACCGACGATCTCGCCGCCAAGCTGAAGATCGAGGTGAAGGAAGACCTCGACATCCTCCGCGACATCCCGAAGTACCGCCAGGAGCTGATCGACACCGCTCTGGAGCAGGACGACGCGGCGATGGAAGCGTACCTGGACAGCGGTGAGGATCCGTCGGTCGACGTCCTCCGCAAATGCATCCGCAAGGGCACTCTCGGCGGCGGCTTCACCCCGGTCATCGCGGGCAGCTCTTTCAAGAACAAGGGCGTGCCGCAGATGCTGGACGCCGTCGTCTGGTACCTGCCTTCCCCGATGGACGTCGAGGCGATCAAGACCGTCAACGAGGAAGGCGAGGTCGTCGGCGAGCGCATCTGCTCGGACGAGGAGCCGTTCTCCGCGCTGGCCTTCAAGGTCATCAACAACCAGTTCGGCGCGCTGACCTTCGCCCGCGTCTATTCGGGCGTGGCGTCCAAGGGCATGACCCTGATGAACTCGACCCGCGGCAAGCGGGAGCGCATCGGCCGCATGGTCGAGGTCTACGCCAAGGACACCAACGCGATCGAGGAATGCCGCGCGGGCGACATCATCGCCTTCGTCTCGCTGGCCGAGACGGAGACCGGCGATACCCTGTGCGATCCGGCCAGCCCGGTCATCCTGGAGCGCATGAAGTTCCCCGACCCCGTCATCAGCGTGTCGGTCGAGCCGAAGGCCAAGGGCGACCAGGAGAAGCTGGGTTCCGCGCTGGGCAAGATGGTCCGTGCCGACCCCTCGCTGCGGCTGGAGCTGGACAAGGAGACCGGGCAGACCATCCTGCGCGGCATGGGCGAGCTTCACCTGGAGATCACCATCGACCGCATCCGTACCGAGTACGGCGTCGACGCGGTCGTGGGCCGTCCGCAGGTGGCGTATCGCGAGACGATCACCAGCAAGATCGAGCACGTCTACACCCATAAGAAGCAGACCGGCGGTTCGGGCCAGTTTGCCGAAGTGAAGGTGATCTTCGAGCCGAAGGCACGCGGCGAGGGCTTCGAGTTCGTCGACGCCATCGTCGGCGGCGCGGTCCCCCGCGAGTACATCCCTGCCGTCGGCAGCGGCATCGAGGTCCAGAAGGAGGACGGCGTGCTGGCCGGCTTCCCGACCGTGGACTTCAAGGCCACCCTGGTGGACGGCAAGTACCACGACGTCGACTCCAGCGCGCTGGCGTTCGAAATCGCGGCCAAGGCCTGCTTCCGCGAGGCGATCCGCCGGGCCAACCCGGTCCTGCTCGAGCCGATCATGAAGGTCGAGGTCGTCACCCCGGAGAACCACCTGGGCGACGTCATCGGCGACCTCAACCGTCGCCGCGGCCTGATCCTGGGCCAGTTCGAGCGCGGCATGAACCTGGCGGTCGAAGCGCATGTTCCGTTGTCCGAGATGTTCGGCTTCATCGGCGACCTGCGCAGCATGACCTCCGGGCGCGCGACCTTCACGATGGAGTTCAGCCACTACGATCCGGTGCCGCGCAACGTCGCCGACGAGGTCATCGCCTCGAAGGCCGCGGCGTAA
- a CDS encoding response regulator, with protein MRILIVEDDGLLAAKLGMTLEDAGHQVIGYAKTVKAAMDLAQRHRPALTLMDIDLGPGGSGIAAARGMKKHFGLVSLFVTEQADRAIQAADAALGFLAKPYTTDAVLDSIRVAASVMANEPPGDLPDGLMLFTEERVVRADP; from the coding sequence ATGCGGATCCTGATCGTGGAAGATGATGGTCTGCTGGCCGCCAAGCTGGGAATGACGCTGGAGGATGCCGGCCATCAGGTCATCGGCTATGCCAAGACCGTCAAGGCGGCCATGGACTTGGCGCAGCGGCACCGCCCGGCGCTGACGTTGATGGATATCGATCTCGGACCGGGAGGCAGCGGTATCGCCGCGGCCCGGGGCATGAAGAAGCATTTCGGGCTGGTTTCGCTGTTCGTTACCGAACAGGCGGATAGGGCCATCCAGGCCGCCGATGCCGCCCTGGGCTTCCTCGCGAAGCCCTATACGACCGACGCGGTCCTGGACAGCATCCGCGTCGCGGCATCGGTCATGGCAAACGAGCCGCCGGGCGATCTGCCCGACGGCCTGATGCTGTTCACGGAAGAAAGGGTAGTGCGGGCGGACCCTTAA